The Flavobacterium sp. N2270 genome contains the following window.
CTTTCAATTTAGTCTTTTCTCTTTCTTCTAAAAATTTACCAGCGAATAATAACACTCCCCCAAGTGAAACCAGAACCAAAAGCAGCTAAAACCACTAAATCACCTTCTTTAATTTTTCCTTGTTCCCAAGCTTCAGTTAAAGCAATAGGAATAGATGCTGCAGTTGTGTTTCCGTATTTTTGAATATTATTAAACACTTGATCATCAGATAGTTTAAATTTTGATTGAATAAATTGAGAAATTCTCAAATTAGCTTGGTGAGGAACCAACATATCAATATCTGAAACTTCTAAATTATTGGCTTGTAAACCTTCGTTAATAACTTCACTAAAACGAACTACTGCATTTTTAAACACAAATTGTCCGTTCATATAAGGATAATAACTTTCATCATTTGGATCATTATCCGCAATAATATCAGTTACCCAACGTTTTCCCATTCCTGGTGCAACTAAAGATAACTCTTCAGCATGTTGTCCTTCAGAATGTAAATGTGTAGATAAAATTCCTTTTGATAAATCTTCTTCTCTAGATAAAACGGCTGCTCCTGCTCCATCTCCAAAAATTACCGAAACTCCACGACCTCTATCGGTCATATCTAAACCTGTTGAATGCAATTCTGAACCAATTACCAATACATTTTTATACATTCCCGTTTTAATATACTGATCTGCAACTGAAATAGCATACACAAAACCCGAACATTGATTACGAACATCTAAAGCTCCAACTGTTTTTAAACCTAAATCTCTTTGAACCAAAACTCCTGGACCAGGGAAATAATAATCGGGACTTAAAGTAGCAAAAACGATAAAATCGATATCTTCTTTAGCAACGCCTGAACGTTGAATGGCAATTTCTGCGGCTTTAACACCCATTGAAGTTGTTGTATCTTCTCCTCTAATAATGTGTCTTCTTTCTTGAATTCCTGTGCGTTCTTGAATCCATGCGTCATTGGTATCCATTAACTTCGACAAATCGTCATTAGTCACTACATTTTCTGGCACATAAAACCCTAATCCTGATATTTTTGAATGATACATATATTGTATTTTATTTAAAATCTAAACCGCAAATTTAAGAAATAAATAATATTAACTGTCATATTTATTAATTTGATAATTTTAAAAGAGTTAAATATAAAGTAACTCCTGGCTTTAAAGATACTAGTGATTCAAAATACAAAACACCTTCTTTATATTTTGCTTCTACCAAATATTTTTGTCCTTTATAATACGATTTGATTACATTAACTTCTAATTTTGATTTTTCTACAACTACAAGTTCAAAAGGATAAACTAAAATATCTTCAAAAGAATCAAGTTCAAAATATTTTTTAGAAATCTGATTTACATCGCCAAAAAGTTTAGCTATTTCTAAATTATTTTTTTTACTAAATAATTCTTTTGGTTTCTCTGAAGCGATAATCTCTCCATTTTTCAAAACTATTATTTCATCTGAAAAAGATAATGCATCATCCATATCGTGAGTAGCCACTATGCAGGTAATTCCTTTTTCTTTAGCATAATTAAAAACACTTCTCCTTAGATTATTTTTTCTAGAATTATCAATATGACTAAAAGGTTCATCAAATAATAGTATTTCTGGCTCTAAAGCCAAAACGCGTGCAATTGCAACTCGCTGCATTTGTCCACCACTAAGATTTTTCACTTTAACATTAGAAAACTCTGTCATTTCGACTAAATCTAGCAACTCTTCAACTTTTTTTTGTTTCTCTTCAAGATAAAAATTAGACAAAAATTTACCAATATT
Protein-coding sequences here:
- a CDS encoding ABC transporter ATP-binding protein encodes the protein MLSLTNVVFSYDKSKILNNISFSVEKGKHISLIGESGSGKSTLLKVIYGLEDLDEGKIFWNDAEVLGPKYNLVPGMSFMKYLAQDFDLMPFTTAAENIGKFLSNFYLEEKQKKVEELLDLVEMTEFSNVKVKNLSGGQMQRVAIARVLALEPEILLFDEPFSHIDNSRKNNLRRSVFNYAKEKGITCIVATHDMDDALSFSDEIIVLKNGEIIASEKPKELFSKKNNLEIAKLFGDVNQISKKYFELDSFEDILVYPFELVVVEKSKLEVNVIKSYYKGQKYLVEAKYKEGVLYFESLVSLKPGVTLYLTLLKLSN
- a CDS encoding 3-oxoacyl-ACP synthase III family protein — translated: MYHSKISGLGFYVPENVVTNDDLSKLMDTNDAWIQERTGIQERRHIIRGEDTTTSMGVKAAEIAIQRSGVAKEDIDFIVFATLSPDYYFPGPGVLVQRDLGLKTVGALDVRNQCSGFVYAISVADQYIKTGMYKNVLVIGSELHSTGLDMTDRGRGVSVIFGDGAGAAVLSREEDLSKGILSTHLHSEGQHAEELSLVAPGMGKRWVTDIIADNDPNDESYYPYMNGQFVFKNAVVRFSEVINEGLQANNLEVSDIDMLVPHQANLRISQFIQSKFKLSDDQVFNNIQKYGNTTAASIPIALTEAWEQGKIKEGDLVVLAAFGSGFTWGSVIIRW